A stretch of Brassica napus cultivar Da-Ae chromosome C6, Da-Ae, whole genome shotgun sequence DNA encodes these proteins:
- the LOC106355647 gene encoding probable galacturonosyltransferase-like 7 — protein sequence MLRIMRFSGLFSVLLAIIVLSPSLQSFPPAEAIRSSHLRFPTSPHRFSFRKAPPFRNAADCAAIDIDSGVCNPSLVHVAITLDFEYLRGSIAAVNSILQHSSCPESVFFHFLVSEPDLESVVRSTFPELKFKVYYFDPEIVRTLISTSVRQALEQPLNYARNYLADLLEPCVRRVIYLDSDLIVVDDIAKLWRTRLGSKTIGAPEYCHANFTKYFTPAFWSSERFSAAAFGGRSPCYFNTGVMVMDLERWRRVGYTVAIEKWMEVQKSDRIYELGSLPPFLLVFAGDVAPIEHRWNQHGLGGDNVKGSCRDLHPGPVSLLHWSGSGKPWFRLDSRRPCPLDSLWAPYDLYGHSR from the coding sequence ATGCTCCGAATCATGCGATTCTCCGGTTTATTCTCCGTTCTATTGGCTATCATCGtcctctctccttctctccaaTCCTTTCCCCCAGCGGAAGCTATCAGATCCTCCCACCTCCGATTCCCAACCTCGCCGCATAGATTCTCCTTCAGGAAAGCCCCTCCGTTCCGCAATGCCGCCGATTGCGCCGCTATCGACATCGATTCCGGCGTCTGCAACCCTTCGTTGGTCCACGTCGCGATTACTCTCGATTTCGAGTACCTCCGTGGCTCAATCGCAGCCGTAAATTCGATCCTCCAGCACTCGTCGTGTCCCGAGAGCGTCTTCTTCCACTTCCTCGTCTCCGAGCCCGACCTAGAATCCGTGGTACGCTCCACCTTCCCCGAATTGAAATTCAAGGTTTACTACTTCGATCCGGAGATCGTACGGACGCTAATCTCCACCTCCGTGAGGCAAGCGCTCGAGCAGCCGTTGAATTACGCTAGAAACTACCTCGCCGATCTCTTGGAGCCTTGCGTGCGGCGCGTGATCTACCTCGATTCCGATCTGATCGTCGTCGACGACATCGCCAAGCTCTGGAGGACGAGGCTGGGATCGAAGACGATCGGAGCTCCGGAGTACTGTCACGCGAACTTCACCAAGTACTTCACGCCGGCGTTCTGGTCTTCCGAGCGGTTCTCCGCCGCGGCGTTCGGAGGGAGAAGCCCGTGCTACTTCAACACGGGGGTGATGGTGATGGATCTCGAGAGATGGAGACGCGTGGGGTACACGGTGGCGATAGAGAAGTGGATGGAGGTTCAGAAGAGCGATAGGATTTACGAGCTGGGGTCTTTGCCTCCGTTCCTGCTGGTTTTCGCGGGGGATGTAGCGCCGATTGAGCATCGGTGGAACCAGCATGGTTTGGGTGGAGATAACGTGAAGGGAAGCTGCAGAGATCTTCATCCCGGTCCGGTTAGCTTGTTGCATTGGTCCGGGAGTGGTAAACCGTGGTTCCGGTTAGATTCGAGACGGCCTTGTCCACTCGATTCTCTTTGGGCACCTTATGATTTGTATGGACACTCACggtga
- the LOC106353320 gene encoding protein transport protein Sec61 subunit alpha-like, whose product MRRGGFCVLDMVKPFLPYLPEVQSAFEKKKKVPLREKVIYTLTTLFVFLVCSQLPLYGIHSTTGADPFYWMRAILASSRGTLMELGIGPIITSGLVMQLLTGAKIIQVTEEEDHALLNAAQKLLGVLIALGQAVTYVLSGMYGPVAQLGVGNALLIVLQLVFAGVILQCLDELLQKGYGLGSAISLFIATSLCESVIWKAFSPVTFNNIGRSGQEFEGALISLFHNLITKSSIRQAFFRQSLPNVTNLLATVLVFLIVVYFQGFRVVLPVWSKNSRQGGGYPIKLLYTSNMPIILQSALVSNLYFISQLLYNNFSGNFLVNLLGQWRGPTPVGGLAYLITAPSSLAAHPSHTLFYIVFMLSTCAFLSKTWIEVSGSSARDVSKQIKNQGMWMAGHRDSNLHKELNRYIPTTAAFGGMCIGALTVLADLTGAIGSGTGILLAVTTIYQFLDTFDKELATES is encoded by the coding sequence atgagaagaggaggGTTTTGTGTGTTGGATATGGTGAAACCGTTTTTGCCGTATCTGCCAGAGGTGCAGAGTgcttttgagaagaagaagaaggttccATTGAGAGAGAAGGTCATCTATACCCTAACCACTCTCTTCGTGTTTCTCGTTTGTAGTCAACTTCCTCTCTACGGTATCCACTCCACCACCGGCGCGGATCCGTTCTACTGGATGCGTGCCATTCTCGCATCGAGCCGTGGCACCCTCATGGAGCTCGGTATCGGTCCCATCATCACATCAGGGCTCGTGATGCAGCTCTTGACTGGCGCAAAGATTATTCAGGTCACCGAGGAGGAGGATCATGCTCTCTTGAACGCTGCTCAGAAGCTTCTCGGCGTTTTGATCGCCTTAGGTCAAGCCGTGACATACGTCCTCTCTGGTATGTACGGTCCAGTCGCACAGCTCGGGGTGGGAAACGCACTTCTCATCGTTCTCCAGCTTGTCTTTGCCGGAGTCATCCTCCAGTGTCTGGACGAGCTTCTCCAGAAGGGGTATGGTCTTGGCTCAGCGATCTCCCTTTTCATAGCGACTAGCCTCTGCGAGAGCGTTATATGGAAAGCCTTTAGCCCCGTCACATTCAACAACATCGGACGGTCTGGACAGGAGTTTGAAGGCGCCTTGATCTCGCTCTTCCATAACCTGATAACCAAGTCAAGCATCCGACAAGCTTTCTTCAGACAGAGCCTTCCAAACGTTACGAACTTGCTTGCAACAGTCTTGGTCTTCCTCATCGTCGTCTACTTCCAAGGCTTCCGCGTTGTGTTACCTGTTTGGTCAAAGAACTCCCGACAAGGCGGCGGCTACCCGATCAAGCTCTTGTACACCTCCAACATGCCCATCATTCTCCAATCCGCTCTAGTCTCAAATCTCTACTTCATCTCTCAGCTTCTCTACAACAACTTCAGCGGAAATTTCCTGGTGAACTTGTTGGGACAGTGGAGAGGACCCACACCAGTCGGTGGTCTCGCTTACTTGATCACAGCTCCATCAAGCCTGGCTGCTCATCCTAGCCACACACTCTTCTACATCGTCTTCATGCTCTCTACTTGTGCGTTTCTATCAAAGACATGGATTGAAGTCTCTGGGTCCTCCGCCAGAGACGTGTCCAAGCAGATCAAGAATCAAGGGATGTGGATGGCTGGGCACAGAGACTCCAATCTGCACAAGGAGCTTAACCGCTACATCCCAACAACAGCTGCCTTTGGAGGAATGTGCATTGGTGCACTCACTGTTCTTGCTGACCTCACCGGAGCTATTGGCTCAGGGACTGGTATCTTGCTTGCCGTCACAACCATATATCAGTTTCTCGACACTTTTGACAAGGAACTAGCCACCGAGTCATGA
- the LOC125588676 gene encoding proline-rich protein 3-like → MAITRASLAICLLLSLATIATADYYSPSTPPVYTPPTHKPTLPPPVYTPPAYIPTHPPPVYTPPVHKPTLPPPVYTTPAHKPTLPPPVYTPPTYKPTLPPPVYTPPTYKPKPTLPPPVYKPTLSPPVYTKPTIPAPVYTPPVYKPTLSPPVYTKPTLPPPVYTPPTYKPTLPPPVYTPPVYKPTLSPPVYKKSPSYSPPTPYVPKPTYTPPTKPYVPEILKIVDGIILCKNGYETYPIQGAKAKIVCSEPGSYGQSKKDVVIYSDPTDSKGYFHVSLTIKDLLHCRVKLYTSPVETCNNPTNVNKGLTGVPLSMYGYRYHSDKNLKIFSVGPFYFTGHKAAPTTPKY, encoded by the exons ATGGCGATAACACGCGCCTCCTTGGCCATTTGCCTCCTCCTCTCTTTGGCCACTATAGCCACCGCAGATTACTACTCCCCCTCAACTCCTCCGGTTTACACCCCACCAACCCACAAGCCTACACTCCCACCTCCGGTTTACACTCCACCAGCTTACATACCAACCCACCCACCTCCAGTTTACACTCCACCGGTTCACAAGCCAACCCTTCCACCTCCGGTTTACACTACACCGGCTCACAAACCCACCCTTCCACCACCGGTTTACACACCACCCACATACAAGCCAACCCTCCCACCACCGGTTTACACTCCACCCACATACAAACCCAAACCCACCCTCCCACCTCCAGTTTACAAGCCTACACTCTCTCCTCCGGTCTACACTAAACCCACTATCCCTGCTCCAGTCTACACTCCACCAGTTTACAAGCCAACTCTTTCCCCTCCGGTCTACACCAAACCAACTCTTCCACCTCCGGTTTACACTCCACCAACATACAAACCCACCCTCCCACCTCCAGTTTACACTCCCCCGGTTTACAAGCCAACTCTCTCTCCCCCGGTCTACAAAAAGTCTCCGAGCTATTCTCCTCCAACTCCTTATGTCCCAAAACCAACCTACACTCCACCCACCAAACCATACGTCCCAGAGATTCTTAAAATTGTTGATGGCATCATCCTCTGCAAAAACGGTTACGAAACCTACCCAATCCAAG GAGCAAAGGCCAAGATTGTGTGCTCCGAGCCAGGATCATACGGACAGAGCAAGAAGGATGTTGTGATCTACAGCGATCCAACTGATTCTAAGGGATACTTCCATGTGTCGTTGACCATCAAGGACCTACTTCACTGTCGTGTCAAACTCTACACATCTCCGGTCGAGACTTGCAATAACCCGACCAATGTCAACAAGGGTCTCACTGGAGTTCCATTGTCGATGTATGGATACCGTTACCACTCTGACAAGAACTTGAAGATCTTTAGCGTCGGACCTTTCTACTTCACTGGTCACAAGGCTGCTCCAACCACTCCCAAATATTGA